A genomic segment from Corythoichthys intestinalis isolate RoL2023-P3 chromosome 2, ASM3026506v1, whole genome shotgun sequence encodes:
- the camta1a gene encoding calmodulin-binding transcription activator 1 isoform X5: MENKIEDNQFRMSILERLEQMERRMAEMASHQQQSSAGSGGAGGGTGGTGGGGGATGGGGGGDSNSQTQCGSGPTQASSSFESRVVVVCEKMMSRACWAKSKHLIHSKTFRGMTLLHLAAGQGYATLIQTLIKWRTKHADSIDLELEVDPLNVDHFSCTPLMWACALGHLEAAVVLYKWDRRALAIPDSLGRLPLSIARSRGHTKLAECLEQLQREEQQPPAPLPPTTRMSFSPAPDTPTTDSWMLNWANESVVTTGGKRGGPATTTTTSSNTTHNPDLRRPRSEPSSYYTSEGQRDLPLAKKHKPNPQHFQTRPDKAMSVPLSLEQQQLHKLSSSPKSQSSESPDKSLSIGGSTGTARWTNRESFSISNVGRKGPGVSGSGSLGKEKLVARLRQREQLGMLVMADRNMADAEMLSYRDDLENHDCLSQMDDLQANMMSLAEHIIEATPERIKREHFTATDSLPVETSGVNNTMNWLANYLGDVEQLPSILHLRSLYNEPFTSSSKPNLSPGGSPLAEVPLERPTLPSPADWSEFINASNSKVERDLAQLTLSDPEQRELYEAARLVQTAFRKYKGRPLREQQEVAAAVIQRCYKKYKQLTWIALKYALYKKMTQAAILIQSKFRSYHEQKKFQQSRKAAMLIQQYYRSYKDSSRLRPHHHGAAAALVQHKLRGSLLTKRQDQAARKIMRFLRRCRHSPLMDHRLFKRGERIEKGQGT; the protein is encoded by the exons ATAACCAGTTCAGAATGTCTATCCTGGAACGCTTGGAGCAGATGGAGAGAAGGATGGCCGAGATGGCCAGCCACCAGCAGCAGAGCAGTGCTGGGAGTGGTGGCGCTGGAGGAGGAACAGGAGGAACTGGCGGAGGAGGTGGGGCCACTGGAGGTGGCGGAGGGGGAGACAGCAACAGCCAAACACAG TGTGGATCAGGCCCAACGCAGGCCAGCAGCTCCTTCGAGAGCCGTGTCGTGGTAGTTTGTGAGAAGATGatgagtcgagcttgctgggcCAAGTCCAAACATTTAATCCACTCCAAAACTTTCCGAGGCATGACGCTCCTTCACCTGGCTGCAGGCCAGGGCTACGCTACCCTCATCCAGACGCTCATAAAGTGGCG CACCAAGCATGCTGATAGCATTGATTTGGAGTTGGAAGTGGACCCTTTGAACGTTGATCACTTCTCCTGCACACCTTTG ATGTGGGCTTGCGCACTGGGTCATCTGGAAGCTGCAGTGGTCCTATATAAATGGGATCGACGGGCCCTGGCAATTCCTGATTCTCTGGGCCGTCTACCCCTTTCCATCGCCCGCTCTCGTGGCCACACCAAACTGGCTGAATGTCTGGAGCAACTGCAACGGGAGGAGCAGCAACCACCGGCTCCTCTACCCCCTACAACTCGCATGTCCTTCTCCCCGGCGCCCGACACCCCCACGACAGACAGCTGGATGCTGAACTGGGCCAATGAGAGTGTAGTCACAACCGGTGGAAAGAGAGGAGGTCCCGCTACAACGACAACCACATCAAGCAACACCACCCACAACCCAG ACTTGCGAAGGCCCAGGTCAGAGCCTTCCAGCTACTACACCAGCGAGGGTCAAAGAGACCTCCCGCTCGCTAAGAAGCATAAACCCAACCCACAGCACTTTCAGACACGGCCCGACAAGGCCATGTCTGTTCCTCTTAGCCTGGAGCAGCAGCAGCTACACAAGCTGTCCTCTAGCCCCAAGAGCCAGTCCTCCGAAAGCCCAGACAAGAGTCTGTCTATAGGCGGTAGCACGGGGACAGCCAGATGGACCAACCGGGAGAGTTTCTCCATTAGCAACGTGGGAAGGAAGGGGCCGGGTGTCAGCGGAAGCGGCAGCTTGGGGAAGGAAAAGCTTGTCGCCCGATTACGCCAGCGGGAACAGCTCGGCATGCTGGTCATGGCAGACAGAAACATGGCTGATGCAGAAATGCTGTCCTATCGGGATGATCTGGAGAATCACGACTGTCTCTCGCAGATGGATGACCTACAG GCGAATATGATGTCTCTGGCTGAGCACATCATTGAGGCAACACCAGAGAGGATCAAGAGGGAGCACTTTACTGCTACCGACTCTTTGCCAGTAGAAACATCAGGGGTCAACAACACCATGAATTGGCTGGCCAACTACCTGGGAGATGTGGAGCAGCTGCCTAGCATCCTACACTTACG ATCTCTGTATAATGAACCCTTCACCTCATCGTCCAAACCCAACTTGAGTCCAGGAGGTTCTCCGCTAGCAGAGGTACCGTTGGAGAGGCCCACACTCCCATCCCCAGCAGACTGGAGTGAGTTCATCAATGCTTCCAACAGCAAAGTGGAGAGAGACCTGGCCCAGCTAACACTGTCTGATCCAGAACAAAGAGAACTATACGAAGCTGCCCGTCTAGTTCAGACTGCCTTCCGCAAGTACAAG GGACGACCGCTTCGAGAGCAACAAGAAGTAGCTGCTGCTGTTATTCAGCGTTgttacaagaaatacaaacag CTTACATGGATAGCTTTGAAG TATGCACTTTATAAGAAGATGACGCAGGCCGCCATCCTTATCCAGAGTAAATTCCGCAGCTATCATGAGCAGAAGAAGTTCCAGCAGAGCAGGAAGGCAGCTATGCTCATTCAGCAATACTACCGCAGCTACAAGGACTCAAGCAGACTCAGGCCTCACCACCATGGGGCAGCTGCTGCCCTTGTGCAACACAAATTGAG AGGAAGTCTGCTCACTAAGAGGCAGGATCAAGCTGCCAGGAAGATCATGAGGTTTCTGCGTCGCTGCCGCCACAG CCCCTTGATGGACCATAGACTGTTCAAGCGG GGTGAAAGAATTGAAAAGGGCCAGGGAACATGA